The following coding sequences lie in one Aspergillus puulaauensis MK2 DNA, chromosome 3, nearly complete sequence genomic window:
- a CDS encoding type I glyceraldehyde-3-phosphate dehydrogenase (COG:G;~EggNog:ENOG410PW1G;~InterPro:IPR006424,IPR036291,IPR020831,IPR020828, IPR020829;~PFAM:PF02800,PF00044;~go_function: GO:0016620 - oxidoreductase activity, acting on the aldehyde or oxo group of donors, NAD or NADP as acceptor [Evidence IEA];~go_function: GO:0050661 - NADP binding [Evidence IEA];~go_function: GO:0051287 - NAD binding [Evidence IEA];~go_process: GO:0006006 - glucose metabolic process [Evidence IEA];~go_process: GO:0055114 - oxidation-reduction process [Evidence IEA]), giving the protein MAPSINDFPVGDSTPSSCRVGINGFGRIGRNVLRVAVSRKDIQIVAINHTCTSVQDLLYLIRYDSSMGKLPDSVTMHALSDTEIVVDGRHIALTSERDLKKLDWSALGVDYVVECTGKFTKREQALDHVTYGGAKRVVISAPSSDSPTFVYGVNSDEYRADESRRVVSCASCTTNCVTPVLKVLHREFGITQGFLTTVHAATRSQQVLDGYSKKNRRLGRSVFNNIIPTTTGAAKAISTVLPELTGKVTGVSIRVPTPNVSMIDLTVSTATPTSLPEILGAFRRAAKNELAGVLSVTDEELVSSDYSGNSHSAIVDAASCSELNPQFFKIMAWYDNEWGYSSRLLDLTAHVAAVN; this is encoded by the exons ATGGCTCCCTCTATTAACGACTTCCCCGTGGGCGACTCCACACCCTCGTCCTGCAGGGTCGGCATCAACGGGTTCGGACGCATAG GCCGCAATGTCCTGCGCGTCGCTGTCAGCCGGAAAGACATCCAGATTGTGGCCATCAACCACACCTGCACTTCCGTCCAAGACCTCCTCTACCTGATCCGCTACGACTCATCCATGGGCAAGCTGCCAGACTCGGTCACCATGCACGCCCTCTCAGACACCGAGATTGTAGTCGACGGGCGGCACATCGCACTCACCTCTGAGCGCGacctgaagaagctcgatTGGAGCGCACTGGGCGTTGATTACGTGGTTGAGTGCACAGGCAAGTTCACAAAGCGCGAGCAGGCCCTCGACCACGTCACGTATGGGGGTGCCAAGCGGGTGGTTATATCAGCGCCCAGCTCAGATTCACCGACGTTTGTGTACGGGGTCAACTCGGATGAGTACCGCGCGGATGAATCCCGGCGGGTGGTGTCGTGCGCCAGTTGTACCACCAACTGTGTGACGCCAGTATTGAAGGTGCTGCATAGGGAGTTTGGCATTACGCAGGGGTTCCTGACGACTGTGCACGCGGCCACGCGGTCGCAGCAGGTTCTGGACGGGTATAGTAAGAAGAACAGACGGCTCG GACGCAGCGtattcaacaacatcatcccCACCACGACAGGGGCAGCCAAGGCGATTTCGACAGTGCTGCCCGAATTGACGGGCAAGGTAACAGGGGTGTCGATTCGTGTTCCCAC CCCGAATGTGTCCATGATCGACCTGACCGTCAGTACCGCGACGCCCACATCGCTTCCCGAAATTCTGGGGGCCTTTCGGCGCGCGGCCAAGAACGAGCTTGCCGGGGTCTTGAGTGTAACAGACGAGGAGCTTGTGAGCAGCGACTACTCGGGGAATTCACACAGTGCGATTGTGGATGCGGCATCGTGTAGCGAGCTGAATCCGCAGTTCTTCAAAATCATGGCTTGGTATGACAACGAGTGGGGGTACTCCAGCCGACTGTTGGACCTGACAGCGCATGTAGCAGCGGTGAATTAA
- a CDS encoding uncharacterized protein (COG:G;~EggNog:ENOG410PKV4;~InterPro:IPR005829,IPR005828,IPR003663,IPR036259, IPR020846;~PFAM:PF00083,PF07690;~TransMembrane:12 (i12-34o73-91i103-121o127-149i161-185o191-212i277-300o320-340i347-366o378-402i414-437o443-464i);~go_component: GO:0016020 - membrane [Evidence IEA];~go_component: GO:0016021 - integral component of membrane [Evidence IEA];~go_function: GO:0022857 - transmembrane transporter activity [Evidence IEA];~go_process: GO:0055085 - transmembrane transport [Evidence IEA]), with translation MADRVTTIFGATGRLLHTLQVVLIGAPAFVVFGYNQAGLGPLALLNSWVDTFPDIDTVNTEGALKDHNNTSKGAVIAAFQIGALIGALSTTFMSDRFGRRKTIFIGAILTIIGQVLQVASYDLAQFVVGRVVLGLGVGQFSVAVPVWQSESSAAKNRGQHVILDGMFMCLGYALCNWIDFGLTFAEGTTQWRVPLALSLLPSLMILTSVFLFPESPRWLVQVNQIEAAERSLATLKDEATPEEIRAEIAGIHTSLELTAHYKGSLMEIFKKDDEEKLFYRFLLCFMLQFFQQMCGGNLISVYASTIFEENLNLGESLSKILASCALTWKFLCCFISFFAIDRLGRRICFIVSGTGMAACMLAMSITNSMPEDNKGAQVASAAFIFLFNLFYPIGFLGGNFLYTTEVAPARLRVAMSAVSTANHWLWNFVVVMVTPVALDTIGYRYYVMYTVLSACIPIVVYLFYPETMNRNLELINQVFRDASSPWEIVSMARNLPEGEVAEAQLAAVTKEGAGVEQKERV, from the coding sequence ATGGCTGACAGGGTTACCACCATCTTCGGCGCCACCGGCAGGCTGCTGCACACCCTCCAGGTCGTGCTCATCGGCGCACCGGCCTTCGTTGTCTTCGGTTACAACCAGGCTGGTTTAGGGCCTCTGGCCCTGCTGAACAGCTGGGTCGATACCTTCCCAGACATCGACACCGTCAACACCGAGGGCGCGCTCAAGGaccacaacaacaccagcaagGGCGCCGTCATCGCGGCCTTCCAGATCGGTGCGCTGATCGGTGCCCTCTCCACAACGTTCATGTCCGATCGCTTTGGCCGTCGAAAGACAATCTTCATTGGTGCTATCCTGACTATCATCGGGCAGGTCCTGCAGGTGGCATCGTACGATCTTGCTCAGTTTGTTGTCGGCCGCGTTGTCCTCGGTTTGGGTGTTGGTCAGTTCAGTGTTGCTGTTCCCGTCTGGCAGAGTGAGTCTTCCGCCGCGAAGAACCGGGGCCAGCACGTCATTCTCGATGGAATGTTCATGTGCTTGGGTTATGCCCTCTGCAACTGGATCGACTTTGGCCTGACATTCGCCGAGGGCACGACCCAATGGCGTGTCCCGCTGGCTCTCTCGCTGCTTCCCTCCCTCATGATCCTGACCtccgtctttctcttccctgAGTCTCCCAGATGGCTCGTCCAGGTCAACCAGATCGAAGCGGCCGAGCGCAGTCTCGCGACGTTGAAGGATGAGGCGACCCCCGAGGAAATCCGCGCTGAAATTGCCGGAATCCACACCTCTCTCGAGCTGACAGCCCACTACAAGGGCTCGCTCATGGAGATCTTCAAaaaggacgacgaggaaaagCTCTTCTaccgcttcctcctctgcttcatgctgcagttcttccagcAGATGTGCGGTGGAAACCTGATCTCCGTGTATGCGTCGACCATCTTCGAGGAGAATCTGAATCTCGGCGAGAGCCTGTCGAAGATTCTCGCCTCGTGCGCTCTCACTTGGAAGTTCCTATGCTGCTTCATCTCGTTCTTCGCGATTGATCGTCTCGGCCGCCGCATCTGCTTCATTGTCAGTGGTACCGGTATGGCTGCCTGCATGCTCGCCATGTCTATCACCAACAGCATGCCCGAGGACAACAAGGGTGCGCAGGTCGCGTCTGcggccttcatcttcctcttcaacctGTTCTACCCGATCGGCTTCCTCGGTGGGAACTTCCTGTACACGACGGAAGTTGCGCCGGCGCGGCTGCGTGTCGCCATGTCTGCTGTTTCGACCGCCAACCACTGGCTGTGGAACTTTGTCGTCGTCATGGTCACCCCCGTCGCTCTGGACACGATCGGCTACCGCTACTATGTCATGTACACTGTGCTGTCGGCGTGCATCCCGATCGTCGTGTACCTCTTCTATCCCGAGACGATGAACCGCAACCTGGAACTCATCAACCAGGTCTTCCGCGATGCGTCATCGCCTTGGGAGATCGTCTCGATGGCCAGGAACTTGCCAGAGGGCGAAGTCGCCGAGGCGCAGTTGGCGGCAGTCACCAAGGAGGGTGCTGGAGTGGAACAGAAGGAAAGAGTTTAA
- a CDS encoding sugar porter family MFS transporter (COG:G;~EggNog:ENOG410PMT3;~InterPro:IPR005829,IPR005828,IPR003663,IPR036259, IPR020846;~PFAM:PF00083,PF07690;~TransMembrane:11 (o101-120i132-152o158-179i191-210o222-245i331-350o370-388i395-417o429-454i466-489o495-515i);~go_component: GO:0016020 - membrane [Evidence IEA];~go_component: GO:0016021 - integral component of membrane [Evidence IEA];~go_function: GO:0022857 - transmembrane transporter activity [Evidence IEA];~go_process: GO:0055085 - transmembrane transport [Evidence IEA]), which produces MADIVETDDGQIRPQTSLRDSQSSIKGDSKHAELSRQREPYGPAGLRGVIANPFVLLCAACSTLGGLTFGYDQGVISVTLVMDQFIGRFVEIAEGHPGSGFWKGLMTAMLELGAVIGAFNQGWLADKISRRYSIVVAVGIFIVGSVLQTAAVDYAMLTVGRTIGGIGIGMLSMVAPVYISEISPPECRGALLVLEEFCIVLGIVIAYWITYGTRFMAGEWSWRLPFLLQMVPSFVLLAGVVVLPFSPRWLASKGRHDEALQSLCRLRRLPETDHRVQQELLDIQIEARFHQELNAEKHPKIQGPGPKKSFLREMASWADCFKSGCWRRTHVAVLVMFFQQFVGINALIYYSPTLFKTMGLDYDMQLLMSGIINVTQLVGVCTSVWTMDALGRRTLLLWGAAIMGISHIIIAALVGIYSDNWPAHRTQGWVSVAFLFLYMLAFGGTWGSVGWALPAEVFSSFLRAKGVALSTCGSWFFNFIIGLITPPLIEDTGYGAYVFFAVFCILAFIWSYFCVPETSGRTLEQMDHVFKDNSSSSERARRQAIENEMMGEHEIVGA; this is translated from the exons ATGGCTGATATAGTCGAAACAGACGATGGCCAGATCAGGCCCCAGACCTCCCTCCGGGACAGCCAATCCTCCATCAAAGGCGACTCCAAGCATGCCGAACTGTCCAGACAGCGTGAGCCGTACGGTCCGGCAGGTCTCCGTGGTGTTATCGCCAATCCCTTTGTTCTGCTCTGCGCGGCATGCTCTACCCTCGGTGGTCTGACCTTTGGCTATGACCAAGGTGTTATCTCCGTGACACTGGTGATGGACCAATTCATTGGCAGGTTCGTTGAGATCGCCGAAGGACATCCGGGTTCGGGCTTTTGGAAGGGCCTGATGACGGCCATGCTGGAGTTGGGTGCCGTTATTGGTGCTTTCAACCAGGGATGGCTTGCCGATAAGATCTCGCGAAGGTACTCCattgtcgtcgccgtcggcatTTTCATCGTCGGTTCTGTCCTGCAAACCGCAGCTGTGGACTATGCTATGCTCACCGTTGGTCGCACGATTGGTGGTATCGGTATCGGTATGCTATCCATGGTTGCGCCGGTCTATATCTCGGAGATCAGTCCACCAGAGTGTCGCGGCGcccttcttgttctggaagAATTCTGTATCGTCCTTGGCATTGTCATTGCCTATTGGATTACCTACGGTACCCGGTTCATGGCTGGAGAGTGGTCCTGGAGACTGCCGttcctgctgcagatggTTCCAAGCTTTGTTCTCCTTGCTGGTGTGGTCGTGCTTCCATTTTCTCCCCGGTGGCTCGCCTCCAAGGGACGTCATGATGAGGCTTTGCAAAGTCTGTGCAGGCTGCGACGGTTGCCCGAGACTGATCACCGTGTCCAGCAGGAGCTTCTTGATATTCAGATTGAGGCCCGCTTCCACCAGGAGCTTAACGCAGAGAAGCACCCAAAGATACAAGGCCCAGGGCCTAAGAAGAGCTTTCTCCGTGAGATGGCCTCATGGGCCGACTGCTTCAAGAGTGGCTGCTGGAGACGGACTCACGTTGCAGTCCTTGTTATGTTCTTCCAACAG TTCGTCGGCATCAATGCCCTCATCTACTACTCTCCAACGCTATTCAAAACCATGGGCCTCGACTATGACATGCAGCTGCTCATGTCCGGAATCATCAACGTCACCCAGCTCGTCGGTGTCTGCACCAGTGTCTGGACCATGGATGCCCTCGGCCGTCGGACCCTCTTGCTCTGGGGCGCTGCCATCATGGGAATCTCACATATCATCATTGCAGCCCTGGTCGGCATCTACTCCGACAACTGGCCCGCGCACCGTACTCAGGGCTGGGTCAGTGTCGCGTTTCTCTTCCTGTACATGCTTGCGTTTGGTGGGACGTGGGGTTCAGTTGGATGGGCGTTGCCAGCTG AggtcttctcttccttcctccGTGCCAAGGGTGTGGCGCTGTCCACCTGCGGGAGCTGGttctttaactttattatC GGCCTCATCACTCCTCCGTTAATCGAAGATACAGGCTACGGCGCGtacgtcttcttcgcggtgTTCTGCATCCTCGCTTTTATCTGGTCTTACTTCTGCGTCCCCGAAACTAGCGGTCGCACGCTCGAGCAGATGGACCACGTATTTAAAGATAACTCGTCCAGTTCTGAGCGTGCTAGAAGGCAGGCCATTGAAAATGAGATGATGGGGGAGCATGAAATTGTGGGTGCGTAG
- the BGL1A gene encoding beta-glucosidase 1A (COG:G;~EggNog:ENOG410PKAP;~InterPro:IPR033132,IPR017853,IPR001360;~go_function: GO:0004553 - hydrolase activity, hydrolyzing O-glycosyl compounds [Evidence IEA];~go_process: GO:0005975 - carbohydrate metabolic process [Evidence IEA]): MLTCSRGVALNSKTRATSGYTIEQRSPVEMSLPSNFVWGFGTASYQIEGATEDDGRGPSIWDAFCKIPNKIADGTDGRTACDSYHRAAEDIALLKEYGAKAYRFSVSWS; this comes from the exons ATGCTGACCTGCTCTAGAGGCGTTGCCTTAAATTCGAAGACTCGCGCAACTTCTGGATACACAATCGAACAACGTTCGCCTGTGGAAATGTCACTCCCAAGCAATTTCGTCTGGGGATTCGGTACGGCGAGCTATCAAATAGAAGGCGCAActgaggatgatgggagAGGTCCATCCATTTGGGATGCATTCTGCAAGATACCAAACAAGATTGCGGATGGTACTGACGGTCGGACGGCCTGTGACTCCTACCACCGCGCAGCCGAAGACATTGCCTTATTGAAGGAGTACGGGGCAAAAGCCTATCGGTTTTCGGTCTCGTG GTCCTGA